Within the Syngnathus scovelli strain Florida chromosome 6, RoL_Ssco_1.2, whole genome shotgun sequence genome, the region AGTTGAGCtcaatattttttgtttaattaTCCACCCACTAAATATATTCCAGTTCAAAACCAAAATGCACATCTTTTACAACAAGGCTAACTgttaaaacaacagcaacacATTCTACAAATTCCCAAGTCAGCCTTCACCTTTAAAGGGAGgtagttggatttttttttttttttttttttgaagtgagTTACACGAGTGGTTATAGAGCAAACAAATGTCCAATGCCTACCCAAGACCAGTGCAGTGGATTGAGTATTTCAGGGTGAGCTGAAAGGGGGTTGGGGATTCAAGGCTCTCCCTATAGGACCAGTGTAGAGACTGAAAACAATAAGTTACTAGTTACCCAGCAAGACCACGTTGGAGTTGATTATAGTGATTCGTGGTTTTGCTCACCTGTCGACAtgaagcgcaaaaaaaaaaacaaaaaaaagggagaggGCTGGCCAAGCTTGCTCAGGTAGCCACGCAGGCAATAGTCAGTCCAAATCCTTCTTTCCATAAAAACGGCTCTGGTTCAGGTTCTTCTCAAGAGACAAAAAAATTGCAACCATTTATTTAACTTTCATCATTCAGTTTGTTCATTCTATTTTCAAGTCCATGCTGCGACGTCTTGTGCTGTAGCATTTCTTTCCAAGCTGTGAAGGAGACCTGAGGGAAAAACATGGCACGATGCAAAAGTATGAATGTATTACACTCTAAATGGAAATACTAGCACAGTTGCGTCAACACTCTACAGGAGGTCCTAGTTTGTAGCCTGATGTATTTGTATTATAGACTTTAGGAGCACAAGCAGGTACACAACTTAAGTCAAATTAAAGAGACATCAAACTGCGGCTGTGGCTCAGGAGGTAGTCCCGCTCTGTCCGAGTTATTGTGTCCTTGTGGATAATACGTAGTTTACCCACACCAGAATGTGAATGCGCAAGTACTTGAATAACTATTGCAGGCGCTTTGCTCGTGTGACAGAAAAGCGTCTTATAAATTGGATGCAatcacattattatttttataaaaaaactGGTGTGAActgcaaaaatacaataacacagTTGTCCTACTGTCAGGTAATTTAATCCAAAAAACAGTTATATTCTGTTAAAGTACTACATAACAATGTAAAATTACCACCCCACCCACTGTTATCCTAAGGTAGTATACTGTAATTTACAATTCAGTACTATACTGTTAAACTGCAGTGGGTGAATTGTAAAATAACAGTAAACTACTAGTGTCGTGCTGCCAGACAGTTGGTGTTTTTTCCAGAGAAATCCTTTACAGAGAAGAAAAGCACTTTGCCACTCTTTGCAATCTTTTGGAATATTTCTGACAAAAAACAGATATTGGCTACTTTCACAAGCATTTGCAAGCATTTATCGCTCAGTGAGGTGTGGGCttcaaaattaaaatcaaaagtAGTCTCACCTTCATCACGATACCACACAGCGACAGCTCATACAGTCCTGACCACTTTCATCTGGCGGATTCAGCTTCCTCAGCTTGTGTTGCCTAATTTCCCTGACCAGTGTGTAGAAAGCATCCTCTACTCCCTGTAATTACAAATATTGAGACAGAAATGAGCTGTTTTTGTTGTATGTTTATGTCAACCTGTTCAAGTTTCCATGATTAATCAACGGGTCAAAATATAGAGCTGCTGAATTCTTTAACTATGATCAATCAGAAGAGAGTTGCACAACAAACACTCCCCCAGGGAGAGCAAAGCCTTCAGGAGAGCACATCGTGGAGACGTGTGACAACGTTACCATGGCAATCATCTCAACTGTTCTTCATCAAGATAGCAATGAAAAAATGTCCCATTTAATTCTTTGTACTGCCTCCATTTGAATGGCAGACTTGCTGCCAGTCCATTGATGAATAGCTTAATTTGTATGAAGATGCATATAATGTTTTATCGCGACCTTTGAGTCCTTTCAAATGGGTTTCTGCTCTCCAGTCAAGGTAACTTGGTTATGAGTCACTGACCCCAGCACAACACAGCAATAAAATCTCAACAGTTTTAACAGTAGTCAATGCATGACATGAACATATTTTTTGCACAATTAATTTCAAAGCTGAGAGAACGTTTTAAAATCTTCCAAAACAATGAAACAGATAAACGTGGGTTTTTTTTGACGGCATGTCTATTATTTGAGCTCAAGCATCACATGATGTACCTGTCGTGTCTTAGCAGAGGTTTCAATGTAAGGGATGCCATAGGAACGTGCGAGTTCCTGGGCTTGCCTTGTGTCCACCGTACGTGCAGGGAGGTCACATTTGTTGCCCACAAGCACCATGGGAACATCATCCGAGTCCTTTACGCGTTTAATCTGTTCTCTGTAGgtcgcaaacaaaacaaaatggagacaTCATTAAACATGAGCAGTCTTAAGTTGTTTCTCGACTTGCCCCAACAATGCAATGTTAAATCAAAGTGCCACACCCCTCATCAGAGAATTCCCTGGCTTATACTGTAAACAGCAGCTGTTTCACCACTGTAAAATCAAACATCCAGAGAGCACTAGGACCTTGAGGAAGATCCAGTTCCCTGGTGGTGCAGGGGACTGCTGAACTACTGAAGGAGGGAGCAtgctggggggtggggggtggagaTGGACGACAGGCAGGCGGCAAAGAGCATTACCTCATTGCTACAGCAGCCAGCAGTGAAAGGAAACTGACAGAGAGGAGGGTGTCTGATCAATCTATGTACTCCTTCCCCCCCAGTTACAGTGCAGCAGGACACATCCACATGAATCAAAGCTAGACCATCTGCCATCAACACCACTAATGCTGTTTACCTTGTTATAAGTCAAATGACGTAGGtgtttgacacacacacaacataaaCCTATTTCATATACAATATTCAAATAGTACAGTCCTGACCAGTGTTGTGTTGGAACAATGGGAGCATTACTAAAATCATCTGTCAAAAACGATTCActttgaattttcttttttttttttttttgcactttgacTAATTGAATGAAGGGAGAGCTATCAAAGATATATATCGCCTTGTTTACTTGGCATGTCGCAAATTCAAAGAAGATACAGGAAACTCCTCTCATCCTTCCTCTCGCTTCCTCTTTTTCATTCTCCATCCTTGGGAGTCCCATGGCCAGCTTCCCTATGAGTCAGGGTCGATGTCATTGGCATGGTGCTGTAATCCTACAGTTGGGGGCTAAGCATTCTTTAGCCGTGTTAAATGCCTGCCATCTCCTAACCACTGCAGAGAGCTGGCACACACATGCCGCTTGGACTGTCAAGCGCAGTGCCCATAGACATGCCATAATCCAAGGCCACCATTTTGCCATACCTGTATTGATGAATGTCTTCAAAGGATTTTGTGTTGTTGATTGCGAACACGCAGAGGAATCCCTCTCCCGTCCTCATGTACTGGTCCCTCATTGCGCTGTATTCCTCCTGACCTGCAGTATCCAGGATGTCCAGCAAGCAGGTCTCTCCGTCAATCACAACTTGTTTCCTGTACGAGTCCTGCAACGCAAATATAAGAGATACTGTTTCATAAAGCAAGGCCTTTTCTGGCCCCTAAATAGACCTGATCTCTAAAGTAGCACGAAAGTTTGCAGATGGTACACAAGTCCCCAGCATTTTTTGTTACACCTCATATCTGTAAATCAGTTTTGTCTCTTTTTGCAACAGGTATTCCAAAATGTGGGCCAGGTGTTTATCGAAAATGATTGAGATACTAAGTGAAGTATTATACGCATCATCAATAAAACCTCTTCCACAGCTGCCAcctaaaatgacattttcccaGATTATTTCCATCTTGCTGCCCTGTGTACTGATTCAAGATGAGGATTTGATGTTGTCCCGGGAAATCGTTGGCCTCCATAAAAAAATCAGCACCATAACAGTTGGAATGCCACCAGTTGGGTCCAGAGTATTTTTACACTCAAAACTCAAAGCCCATGACATTTTCCATTGAAAACCATTGTCGCTGACATGCTGATGTCGTAACACATCTAAGTATTATTCTATGGCCTGCACCGATCCATGCAGCCGAAAGCAACTGAAGTGAAccatcacaaaaactgatgcaaGTCTTAGTAGCACACAAAGTGACAGAGCACCAAAAATGGGCCAATGCGTTGCAAACTGCAAAGATGTACTAGATTTTGCAGCTCCGCATAAAATATAACTGTACTGTAGTTCAATTCTTTTATTGAACTATGGAAACAGCACGATTAACAAAGAAGAAGCAAATAGCCACAAAGAAGAGGAATCAAGAGTAAGTGTGGACATTTCGAGAGGCTGTTGATATCTATCAAGCGCCCGTTTGACTGGATCTGTCCATTTCGGCAACACAGACTCAATACACTTTTGATTTCTATCTACAGGTGCATCTGAATGTATTTCTTGTGAAacacaataaatataaaatatgtacGTACAGTATATAACAGGGATGGGCGGCTACCGATAAGAGGTATCCTGTCGGGTCGATACCTGCTTCATTTTAAAATATCGGGTACTCGTAGAAGCTGCCGATACCAGCCACCGATACTtaaggcaaaaagaaaaatcagagAAGATCAAGAAGTCATTCTTGGGAGTAGTTGGCACTCTGCTGCGGCAGACAGACGTATCCGCAAATCATCATCTGCGTGAGAAAGGTCTTGGGTCACATTTTTTGGTCGTTGTGTTAAATGGAATTCTATATACCCAAACGACTAGCGGTCTCCACACTCAGTATTGGTATTCAAAGAGTGAAAACTCCCACTGGTATCGGTGGGATAAAAGTGGTATCAAAGTAGTAAACGAAACTGTATACATAACAGCTTGCATAATGTATATGCTTGATCTTAAAGAAACAGTTCTTTTGGGGGGGGCTTGCAATGTTGTGTACAGGCCATCTTTGCGTTTCTCGATGTGCGCAAGTTTAAGGGGTAAGCCACAACTCCTGTGTGAATGCCCACTTTGTACATGGCAATTTCACACTTTGGCGAGTTCGAGCTGAGATGCACAGGCAAGTAAGTCCCAACTCTATACTCTACTGTTACTCCTCTGTTGCGCCAATTAGCCGGGAATGCAGTGCGAAAACAGCTGTGGTAAGGTACAGTGTCGTGTTTTAAGATTGTGATATCAACGgtaggtcatttttttttcttttactcttgcattagttaaaaaaaaaaagttcaaattttaacttattAACTTAACTTATAACCTATTATATCTTCAAATGGACTAGTTATACGGGTGTTTTATGGAGAGTTTGAGGTTTGCTTTTGAATTCGAACAAATTGTCAGTGGTTCCAGAACAGATTGTGATGAGTATCGTATTTTAAAGCTCTTTTAAAGACACAGTGTCGAACTTTTTAAATTGATGTAGCGACGTAAAAAGCTCCGTAGTTTCCCATTGACTTAACCAGTCACCGATAATTTCTCTGTCTAATATCATCTCATACAAACACCACAATCAAAGAACCAAGTCCGTATTTAGCCCTCCAATGTGCAGCCACAAAAACATGGGAGTGCCTTCCCTTTGTTTATTAGAGCATAGGAGCCAGGAATGCAAATACACAAAAAGGACATTGTCTGGCCAGAGGCAGGCGTGGTGAGAAAAGAGAACAAAAATGGGAGAGAACGAGGGTGGGGGGAACCAAAACCTTACAAGCAAGCATGGAAATTACTTTTCAAATATGTCTGATACCTATGTAAGTGGGTTGTACTCACGCTAACATTGGCCAGTTCATAATTTCAGAAACAATCCGCGAGTCTACACAATTTTTATGAATTCATAAGAAAAGTAAATGTTGAAGAACAGCAGGGACATGATAGTGACTTCATATTAAATGGTTTTGCGTGTTCACTTTTTACCCGAGATTCCAATAGGGCTGGAGTGGGAATACATATATACAATGTAGTGGGAAATAAAAGAAAGATTGTTGTACCTCTATGGTGGGGTCATATTCATCCACAAAGTGGTTCTGGATGAGTTGGATGGTGAGTGCACTCTTGCCCACGCCTCCAGCGCCCACCACCACCAGCTTGTACTCTGTCATCTTCCCCGATgtggctcacacacacatacacacacatacacacatgcacacacgcacacacacactgctgctgcagctgtagaGAAGAAAAGCAAGCAGAGACAGGCTGCCATTTAGAAAACTGACAAACCTAAAGCACATTAGCATTCAAAATGTTTAAACACACTTTTAGATATGCTCTATGATCAGGGACAGAAAGAAAGCAGATGTTACTATTAGAATTCAATGATGAGAGAGAGAATAGAGAGGGCCTGTGTTCGGATCCTCACAGGGGAATGTAAAAAATGTGCTGAAGGTACTCAGCTCACTCTGAGAGGACAGAAAAAGAAACGCGACATAGGGAGATGTCTAGGCTACACGTTCCCGAGGGGCAGCTTTGCCAAAACCTGGGATCATGTCTGAATGTTTGTTGTCATTTACTACACAGCATGTAAATGTTCTGACTTTTACCTCTAGTTTCTAATTTGTGACATTTTAAACGGTGACAGTGAAGGGCTAACTCATTTATGAAGCtagcaaaaaaatacatttgtctagtgttgaaaaaaaaaaaatcttctcctAATCACAAATTTTGATATCCCCAAACCATATGATGTACTATCAAATGCAATATACTTCAGGAAATATTTAATGTGTATGTTTTTTAGCtcaatttattaaaaaatgaaaatatatgtGGTTGTTTTAACTATTATCGAATTCATTAAGATGGTGAGAATGAAACAAATTAACAAATGTTTTGGAACATAATTTATCACCTTCAAAGACTGAATCACAAGGCtgtttgtttaaaaatagcCAGACATGTAAAGTACAGACGAACCTCCAAGCACAGATAAATTTAAAGAAGTTTGTAAAAATTTACAACCTGACTTTGGTGTATTCACTGTATTTCGACTGTGATAATCAAAATATGCACTGCCGTTGGGCTAACTTTTTCTAATTTAACAATGTGGCTAGACAAGACACATTTCTTGCTGTTGTGATGATATCAAAGGATAAACAAAGCAGTCATAGGGGCGTAGCTGTCACATGCAGTGCAAACAtggaccgtaatttccggactataaaacgCACCTGAATATACGTAAACCACATCAGCTAAAATTAGGGAAAATCCTGCTTTGTTCATACAATATAAGACACACCAAACTATAAGTCCTAGgtgttttaaatgaaatgtcctCATTTCCAATTCTTGTATTACTAAAACACAAACTTACTAAGTCTGTACCCTACAAATGACCTGAAAACAGACCAGTGGCAGGCATGATGGTACATGATGAGTCAGCgccacggtgacgcttccatgGAGGTTTAGCAAGATTACATCAGATGCAAGTTGGGGCTAGTAATCCATGGCCAACCGCACGTTCATTCTGCCAGAGGCTCCTAGCAACCCTATGGTTACAATCACAATTTCACATACTGagcataatgatgataataagtgACAAGGCAATATCGTCATGGGGATAATGTCTCACTAAAATTTACAAGAGGAAAATCACTGTGAATCCCTGCAACATTTAGGGTGTagcttccttcttttttttttttaatgacagccTCAGATCCCATCTTGATAAGCAGTTCGATAAAAAAGTACAAGCCCTTTTAGAGAATTTTTATTGTATTGCATAGTATCCCTTCTAGAATGTTTAAGATCATCAAGCAAGTACAAAgatcagaaaatgacaactcaaTCACTGATAAATTGTAGTAttgaatatatataatatattgtaATTAATAAAGAATACAACTTTTCAAAACTACCTGACCCAGTGTTTTGCTACATTATtggatatattattattattatgctttAATCAGAACTTTGAATGTTATCAGATTTATGAATATGACGTTAACCCAACGTCAACTCCATAATTATCATGTCGCTAATTATTGAGCAACCCTAAGAATATGTATGGAGCAGCTCTGGTCAAGTAGCTAAAGTGCCTCAGGTTGGACATTTGATTTCACAACAAATGAATAATTGCATAATTTTACATGtgtataaaacaaaaatacattcatAATCTTAATGTTGCTATGTTACACAGCAACTTGATTTCCAATAATTTACAGTGCGAGGGCACATGGATAAATCCATACATGCTGTGTTGAATATATCTACCTTTTTATAAATTATAATACTATATGTATGTGCCTTTGAGTGGTGTGTCTTTAATAACCTCTTTGTTAAGCACGCTAAGATTAGCCATGCCTTGCTCAGTGATGTTAATGATTGACTGAAAGGCAGACTCCATAACTAAGGACATAGCCATTAGCTGCAGCAATAGATCCTGACATGACTAAACTGTTGCTGAGCCTTGCAGGAACAGGTGGCTCTGAGCATTGTAACCAATGTTAGCGAAGGCCTCCTTCATGTAACAGCCATCTATTGGCTGCTTGCGGAAAGACCGCACACGTACAGTTAAACGTAAATGTTATTTCGATGGTAAATAAAACACGATCGTATAGGATTGCATTGTCAAAGGAAGCCAACGTGTCATTTTGAAAGTCTAGAGTCAAGAATTGAGATCAGAGAAAACATGCACCAGAAGGGTGGGAAAGGAAGGCAACATGTCAGGAATCAAGGCATTGTAGATTGCATGCCAAATATGCTGGAGGCACCGTTACGGCATGGGACCGTCTGGCTGCCAATGGAACTGGATCGTCACTAATGTTTATTGATGAGGCGTCTGCTGATAGAAGCAGGAGTTGTGTCAAGGTGATAGTTGTGTGGAGAAATGTAGCTGCTGGAACACCTGTAGGCTCAGGTGAACATACCTTAAGATGGGTACACTACTGTAGTCACAAAGATTTGCTTTCTTTTATCTAAGACTAAAACTATGTAGAAACTGTGTAACTGCGGCGAGGTGGCACAATATGCACAAACGGTGAGACCTCCACAAACAGAATTGACACAAATGGTTATGCATACGTGCCACACAGGATCGAAAGTGCACACCTGCCTCATGGATGTAACTGACAGTTGAAATTGAAAAATTCAACAGTGCCGTGAATGCTGCTGGCACATTGGAGGCAGGAAACCAGACAGCCTTGCCATTGCCTCTCAAACTAGGCCATGTCAGCCGCTGATAAATAATCCACACATGAAGATGAATAGAAAACTTCATCATGCCTAAAGATGCTATTGCTTTCTTTAAGTCACTTGTCAGTATTGGGCTTACACTGAGCTGCTGCTTGGGCTGATGTATCAATAGATTGATGATCAGCACATCAATTCCACAATATAGTGGCACAGGACTTGAATCGGAGAGAATCATCACCATGCATTCTAACATGTACACAATCATGACTTAATGTTAAATAAACATCTCATCAATAGCTTTAGCTAGCGTACTAGCATAAAGCAAACACGAGCACAAGGGCTCTCTAACGTGGTGCCCGTGAGCGATTTTAAAAGCTCACCAGTGATGGGACATTTTGATTTGTAGGAATGTTGCAGAAGTGATCACATGAAAATGTAAATGTGTTAAAAGTGTTACATAATGATATTTACTGTTTCAATTATCTGAGGAAATCATTAACATTATCAGTGTCTTCACATaaatatcattattattgttaagTTTTTTGAGCAAATCCAGAATCAATTCAGAATCAAATAAAGAATATCTGCTATTTCAGAAGTATAAAAGTAGTCTGGCATTAATCAGTTGAAGTGTTTAATTCTATATTTTGACACGTGCAGCTCACAAAATCTTTGCATGGCTCGGCCGGAGGAAGGATAACTAGTATGTCTGTGTTTGGAGTTTTTTGTATAACTTGCCACCTCCAGCCTGGGAAATTAACAGTTGGTTTGGAAACCCTAGACCCCTGCCTGAGCCGAGAGGATAATCTTACATGACAGTTTAAGGTGGGCGCAAATGAAGGGAACTGACGGGCAGTCTTGCACGTGAATTCAGGATTATTGCAAAACAAAAGAGACAccgcaatagaaaaaaaaatgtgtttcccAACTTTTAAACCAACTTTCTGCTAAGCTTTTTCTAGGACCTCCGTAAATATAGACAGTATAGTATTTCAGCACTAGTCAAGACACAACTTGTGTAAAAAGTATAGTGCAAGGAGGGTAATCTTTCCTAGTATAATTTCTACTGTCAATTTAAGTGCTTAATTGGTCAAAGAATCCATACTGGCAGAGCCACAAGTCTACTGCCGAGATAATAGATATTTAGTGGAGCGTGATGGTAAGGAGACCCTCCCAAGGGAGGTATCACAATCCAATACAAGGCTCCAGGACAGCTCGCTACACCCACCCACTACAATGACATCATCCTCCTAAACGGCATCCAAACAAGTGTTGACTGGCAGATGACCCAGTCAACTATCTCAATTCTGCTTTCTGACGCTCTAAAACAAGTTGGACCATTCCAGAAGGACTAGGTATTCCAATGTAGCCTAAAGTACATTTTTAGAAAATGCACATGTAAAAGTATGCCTAACAATGCTGAATTATTCATTCTTCAGCCAAGTGGAAGCTCGACCAAAAACGCAGAGCACAGTAAAGGAAAAACCCTccattttgcattttcaaacAAGTGCCATCTCAACAGTTTCTCTCCTAAAGATTTTGTGTGCAGGTGACCTTTTCCCGGTGGGGGTCATTCTCTGGGCAGCTGGAGCAGAGTGAGACCATGCAGGCAGCAGCAGAGATGAAAAGGCCAGCTGACCTCCACAAAGCACAATTGGCTATAGGAGCCAAGTGGCTTA harbors:
- the LOC125970651 gene encoding GTPase HRas produces the protein MTEYKLVVVGAGGVGKSALTIQLIQNHFVDEYDPTIEDSYRKQVVIDGETCLLDILDTAGQEEYSAMRDQYMRTGEGFLCVFAINNTKSFEDIHQYREQIKRVKDSDDVPMVLVGNKCDLPARTVDTRQAQELARSYGIPYIETSAKTRQGVEDAFYTLVREIRQHKLRKLNPPDESGQDCMSCRCVVS